In the Colletotrichum lupini chromosome 4, complete sequence genome, GTTCTCGAGCTCGGGTCTCTTGCGCGGCGGCGCTGGCGGCTTCTTGGGCTTCTTCTTGGTCGTCTGCGGGAACTGGTGCTGGGGCAGGTCCTGTATCCTCCACTTGTGCAGGTACATGTCCTTGGTGGTGGTGTAGGCGTAGGGCGCGTTGACGGCGACTGAGGTGAAGGTCTCGGTGTTGTTGCGGAAGAAGGACGAGGTCGCCCGGTCAAAGGCGAGCTCGTCGACGAGGGTGCGGTAGACTTTTCCCTTGGACTCGGCCACGTCCTCTTGTAACCTCTCGTTGATCAAGTCGCGATCAATGTCGGCGGCGTCGAACCCCACCTCGTCCACCTGCTGCTTGACGTTCTCGAGGTACCGTTCGGCGAGCCTCAGCCGGCGCTCGGCGGCCGTCTCGCCCGCGTTGTCTTCGTCGTCGGAAGAGGAGCCATTGTCGCTCTCCTCCGGGGCGGAGACTATGCTTTCGAGGTCAGAGTCGCTGCCTGAGATcgattcgtcgtcgtcgtcgcgcTCATTTCGCTTCTTGGAGGCTGGTGCTGACGCTGTCGGCTTCTTGCCTTTGCTGCCGCCTTTGGCCGGTGCAGCAGATTTCGGAGGGGCTCTGTTAGACGTCTTTGAAGCGGCAATTCGCTTCTTGGGGGCCGCGGGGCCGTCTGTTCGCTTGCGTTTCTTGTTGGCGCCGGGTATCGTGAAGAAAGACGACATTGTGGGCGGTAGAGAGAGCGCCGTTCGCTATGCTTTGCCTGGGAATCTGGGCAAACAACTTTCCGTCCTGGCCCGCCTACATTGAcgatattttttttttcgccTGGCTGCTCGAGGTGGGCTTgccagaaaaaaaaagttcgGTGGGTACGTATCTCGGAGAATCAGATAGCAGTGTGGGGTGTGGATGTACCCAATCATGAGTGAGTTAAGCAGGGGTGGTTTTTCCGGGCGGGCAGCGGTCTAGCTAGGCAGAATCCGCCCAGGACGGCCCATCCGTTCAGGCTGTAGCTTGACTGCGCGTTCCGGGGGGTAGCTCGAAGGCAGGTCGAAGGCTGACGAACAACCGACATTCAACACCAACGAACGCAACATCACCAACGTTTTCTCCCACAGCAAACCAAGCAGACCAAAACCAGAACCACAGTCAAAATGTGAGATACCAGCTCCTCGATTATCTGCTCGTCGGAGATGCAGTGAGCTAATATGGAGTGCGATTGACAGGGAGGTACTACTGGGTATCACGGGCAAGGACTTCACCATCATTGCAGCTTCCAAAGCTGCCATGCGCGGTGCAACGGTCCTGAAGACTGCCGACGACAAGACGAGATCCCTGAACAAGCACACACTGATCGCATACTCTGGAGAGTCTGGTGATACCGGTTAGTCTCCTGCATCATAGAGCTCCAAACCCCGCCGGAGATGGAGGGGCGAGCATCGAATTCAACCCCTCTACCCAGTTCGGTCACGATATACGAGCTTCGATGTGCTGACCCGAACTCTACAATGTATAGTGCAATTCGCCGACTACATCCAAGCAAACTCCCAGCTCTACTCGATGCGCAATGAGACAGACCTGTCCCCCTCTGGCCTCGCCAACTTCGTTCGTGGCGAGCTTGCCTCGAGCTTGCGGTCGCGGAAGCCGTACAACGTCAACCTGCTCCTCGGCGGCGTCGACCCCATCACACAGAAGCCCGCGCTGTACTGGCTGGACTACCTTGCGTCATTGGCGCCCCTCCCATACGCCGCCCACGGCTACGCACAGTACGTTGACCAGCACTGGAGCTTCTCGGTGAAGCTCCTTCAGCCAAGCTCCCGAGCTAGAATCAAGGAGTCGTTGGGGCTAATTTGGTGATGCAAACAGATACTACTGCCTGTCAATCCTCGATAAACACCACCACCCCGATATCACGCTAGGCCAGGGCATCAAGATCCTTAACCTGTGCACGGATGAGCTCAAGAGACGGTTACCCATCGACTTCAAGGGCATGACGGTCAAGGCTGTGACTAAGGACGGAATCGTGGACATAGAGTTCGATGACGACAAGGTGGTGAAGGCTGCTTGAGGTGGCTGAGATGCGGATGCGATGACGGGAAATGAGGGGCCTTTTGGGACTGTGGTGCGAGGGAGCATCAGAGAacaagagagaaagaggccATAACCAGCAAAACTGTACTACTAGACCGGGCTGGTAAATGATACAGGCATCAGTTCTATCACGACAAAATGCCATTCCTGGAGAGACGTTGTCCCGTGCTTCATCTAGTATGAGATATGCTGATGCGATTCAAGATGGGATCATCGGCACGGGGAAACACAAGACGGCATTGTTTATGAAGAAGCGGGATTATGCCATTCTCTTCCGGCCGACACAGGGCAGTCCCGAATTCGGGCTTGCCCGTGCTCGACAGCAGTGTGATGGTTGCTGTATCAGTCTACCGTCGTAGTGGGAGCGACTCAGTCAAGTGTTGGGAAGCAAACGGAAAGCGAGGGAGGGTGGTTAGTCCAAGCGGTGAGGTCACGGTTTTCCCATAGGTACGGTTCCAGAAAGGCGTCCAAGGTCCTGAAA is a window encoding:
- a CDS encoding proteasome A-type and B-type, giving the protein LEGRSKADEQPTFNTNERNITNVFSHSKPSRPKPEPQSKCEIPAPRLSARRRCSELIWSAIDREVLLGITGKDFTIIAASKAAMRGATVLKTADDKTRSLNKHTLIAYSGESGDTVQFADYIQANSQLYSMRNETDLSPSGLANFVRGELASSLRSRKPYNVNLLLGGVDPITQKPALYWLDYLASLAPLPYAAHGYAQYYCLSILDKHHHPDITLGQGIKILNLCTDELKRRLPIDFKGMTVKAVTKDGIVDIEFDDDKVVKAA